GCCAGCCTGCTCGTGCCCACGGCCAGCAGCTACTACTACGAGACGCGGCCCAACATCGCCATCGCCCGGCCGGGGCAGGAGGGCGGCGCCCTGCCGCTCACAGCCGACTGGGGCCTGCACCCGGCACTGGCGGAATCGATGCTGCCGCTGTACCAGCAGCGTCAGCTCGCGTTCGTGCCGTTTGCGGGCACGGACGACCTCTCGCGCAGCCACTTCGACACGCAGGACAGCATCGAGCTGGGCCAGCCCCTGGGCGGGCGGCGTGACTACCGATCGGGCTTTCTGAACCGGCTGGTGGCCGAGCTGAACCCGCGCACCGACAGCGGTGGGGAGACGCTGCAGTCCATGGCGTTCACCAGCACCCTGCCCCTGGTGCTGCGTGGCGCGGTGGATGTGCCCAACACCGCGCTGAGCGCAGGCGCGGGGCGCGGTGGTGTGGATGCGCGGCAGGCCGAACTCATCGCATCCATGTACCGGGGCACAGCGCTGGCCACGCCGGTGAACGAAGGCTTTGCCACCCGCGACGAAGTGGCCCGCACCATGCAGGGCGAGATGGATGCCGCCAGCCGCAATGCGCTGAGTACCAAGGGATTTGAGGGCACGGCCCGGCGCATGGCGCGGCTGATGCAGTCGCGCTACCAGATCGGCTTTGTGGACGTAGGCGGCTGGGACACGCATGTGGGCCAAGGTGCTGCCACCGGCGCGCTGGCCAACCGCCTGGAGGAACTGGGCCGGGGCCTGGCAGGCTTTGCCGACGAGATGGGCCCCGCGTGGAAGTCCACCGTGGTGGTGGTCATCAGCGAGTTTGGCCGCACCTTCCGCGAGAACGGCAACCGGGGCACAGACCACGGCCACGGCACGGTGTTCTGGGTGCTGGGTGGCGGAGTGAATGGCGGCCGCATCACGGGCGAGCAGCAGGCGCTCACGGCCACCACGCTGTTCCAGAACCGCGACTACCCCGTGCTCAACGACTACCGCAGTGTGCTGGGCGGGTTGTTCGCGCGGATGTACGGGCTGAACGCGGCGGCCCTGGGGCGGGTGTTTCCAGGGACCAGAGGCGCGGACCTGCGACTGGTCTAGCCGCGCTCGCTCTCCACGCCGTTCACTATATTTTTGATAGCTTCTGAGGCATGCAGTTGTAGCGCTTCAGGCGGCTTTCTCTCCAAATCACCCCAGCACTACGCGTTGAAGGTGCCTGTCAACAGTTCGGGCAGGCGCTCCACCTTCATCTTGAAGCCGCAGGCCTGCGCGTGGCCGCCGCCGCCCATGCTTTCGGCCAGCGCGATGCAGTCAAAGTTGCGCTGCGAGCGCAGCCCCACCTTCACGCCCTTTTCGCCCGCGCTCCACATCAGCGCAAAGGTGCCGGTCTTGGCCGAGAGGATGTCGCCCACCAGGCTGTGGAACATGCCCGGGGCATTAACCATCAGGCCCGTGATGCCGTTGAACACCAGCGGCTGCGCGCCTTCGGCGATGTCGGCGCAGAGCTTGCGGTACTTCTGGTCCATGGCCTCACCGCGCACCATGAACTGTTGGAGCTGCTCGGGCGTGAAGTCGGCAATCTCGCGCCAGCGCGCAAAGCCTTGCTGTTCCATATCGAGGGCCGACAGGAAGGCAGCGCTCTCGGCAAACTCCCACTTCCAGATATCGCGGTCTTCCACGTATTTGAACAGGGCAGGCATCGGTTCGTGCGGATGGAAAAACTCCCACGCCAGCCGCGCACCCGACTTGTTCATGTCGAAGTGCACCACGCCGCAGCGGCAGGCAAAGCCGGTGAGCTTTTCGGCGGCGCTCTTGTGGTGGTCCAGCATGACGAGCTTGGCGGCGCGCTCATCGATGGCGGCCATCACCTCGTTGGCAAACGAGAAGTCGAGGATGTACACCGCACGGCCTTGCAGGGGCGGCAGGTCGTCCACGGTCTTGACATCGCCGTGGTCCAGCCCCACGTACTCAGCCTGGTCGCCGTAGTACAGCCATGCGGCCAGCGCCGCGCCAAAGCCATCGGGGCAATTGCGCCCGTGGTAGAGGATCAGCGGCGCGGGGTCGTTCTTGTCGGGGGCAACCAGCAGTTGCAGGGGGAGTATGGTTTTCTTCGTCATGGCCCCCGATTGTCGCCGGGGCATGGCAGGGCACCGAGCGCAATCTGCGCAGCCAGGGCGTCCTCATCCCGTCAAAGCAGCGGAACCAACGCCGCCCCTGACGCATCCATCCTATTCACGCAGCCTCGTAAGCCCACGATGTTCCAAGCCCTCAAAGAACTTTTGGAAAGCATTGCTCCCTTGCACCCCACACCCTCGCCAGCCGAGCGTGCAAGGGCACTGCAACTGGCAGCCGCCGTGTTGCTGGTGGAGGTGGTGCGCACCAAGGCGACCCTGGGCGAAGCGGAGCGCGGCGTGATGGAGAGCGCACTGCGCCAGCAGTTTGCGCTGTCGGACGAGGAACTGCAGGCACTGCTGGACCAGGCCACCACCACCTCCCGAACGGCCTACGACTACCAGCACTTCACCAGCCAGTTGAACGAACACTTCACACAGGCCGAGAAGATCCGGCTGGTCGAAGCCATGTGGCAGGTGGCCTATGCGGACGCACTGCCGGATGAGAACGAGATGCACACCATCAGCAAGGTGGCGGGCCTGCTGCATGTGACGCACGGCGAGTACATCGGCGCCAAGATGCGCGCGAAGGAAACAAGCCCCCATTGAGTCGCTTCGCGGCGGGGGCCCTTACACGGCGGCCGCTGGCCGGGGCTGCACGGGCTGTACCGGGTGCCCACACTTCGCCTCTACACCGGCAACCAGCGCCACCAGAACGGCTTGCGCTCCTCCTTCGCACCCTGCGCCTGCAGCATGCCAATGAACTCGGTGCGCCGATAACGGCGCGCAGCCTCCAGCGGGGTCATGTCGTCAAAGTCGGACCGCAGCATGGGGTCCGCCCCGTGGGCCAGCAGGTAATGCGCAATGGCATCGTGGCCGTGGATGAGGCTGGCCACAAGCGGTGTGCAAAGGATCTCGGGATGCTGGTAGTTGGGGTTCACGCCCGCGCTGATGTGGTGGCGCACCAGCGCCAGGTCGCCGGCCACGGCGGCGGCGTACATGTCTTTCCAGTCTCCTGCGGACATACCTCGGCATCCTTTGCAAGGGTTGAAGGGGCCAGTGTAGGCAGCGGCGCGTGCGGCACAATCCGCGCCTTCCCCTAGGGATCCTCTGCACGAATCAGCGCGCCGTGCGCATCAGCGGCCTCGGGCGGTCTGCTGCGCTCACTTGCCGCTTGATTCGTGCAGAGGATCCCTAGCCCGCGATGGCACACACACATTCCTCCATGCCCCCTCCCCTGCACATCCTCTGGCGCGACGAGCACCTGGTGGCCTTGTACAAGCCCGCCGGCTGGCTGGTGCACCGCACAGGGCTGGATGCGGGCGAGACGCGGTTTGTGATGCAGACCCTGCGCGACCAGCTGGGCCAGCATGTGTTCCCGGTGCACCGGCTCGACAAGGGCACCTGCGGCGTGCTGGTGATGGCGCTGCACAGCGATGCGGCGCGCGCGCTGTCACAGACGTTTGAGCATGGCGCCACGCACAAGCGCTACCTGGCGATGGTGCGTGGCTGGGCACCTGAGGCCATCGAGGTGGACCATGCCTTGAAGCCCGACGATGCTCCGGCCGATGCGGCCGTGCAGGACGCCCACACACGCTTTCGGCGCCTGGCGCAGCTCACGCTGCCGGAGGCCAGCGATGCGCGTTTTGCCACCACCCGCGCCTCACTGGTTGAGGCCATCCCCACCACCGGGCGGCGCCACCAGATCCGCCGCCATCTCAAGCACCTGGCCCACCCCATCATCGGCGACGCCACGCACGGCAAAGGCCCGCTCAACCGCTGGTGGGCCGAGCGGCTGGGCCAGCAGCGGCTGTGGCTGCATGCCTGGCAGCTCACGGTGCCCCACCCGGTAACGGGGGCGGCGATGACCTTCGACAGCGGGCTGCGCTGGCCTGGGCCTGCAGACTGGGGCTGCGAGCACCCGCCGACCGACGATGCTACGGTTTCTCCCTGCGCCGACTGGCAGCGCCTGTTTGTGCTGCTGCCCTGGCAAGAGACACCCGCCCCGGCCCCGTAACGCGGGCGACACGGCGACAGCACTGCCGTCGAAATAATGGGCGCTCCAAAAAAATAGCAGGAGACACCGCCCATGACCGCACCCGCCACCAACCGCGTCCTTGCCCACACCGGTGCGCGCTACCCCATCATCCAGGCGCCTATGGGCTGGATTGCGCGCACGCAACTGGCCTCGGCGGTGTCGCGCGCAGGTGGACTGGGCATCATCGAAACATCGTCCGGCGAAACCGCCAACTGCCAGGCCGAGATCACCAAGATGAGCGCGCTGGGCCTGCCGTTTGGCGTGAACCTGCCCATCCGCTTTTTGAAGGACGACGCCATGCTGCGCTTTGTGTGCGCATCGGGCGTGAAGTTTGTGACCACCTCGGCGGGCAGCCCGGCCAAGTTCATTGCGCCGCTGAAGGACGCGGGCATCACCGTGTACCACGCGGTGCCCACGGTGGACGCGGCGCTGAAATGCGTGGACGCAGGCATTGACGGCCTGGTGGTCGAAGGCGGTGAAGGCGGCGGCTTCAAGAACCCCGAAGAGGTCTCCACCCTCGTGCTGCTGCAGGCCATTCGTGCACAAGTGGACGTTCCGCTGGTGGCAGCCGGTGGCATCTGCGACGGGCGCGGCATGGCTGCTGCGTTTGCACTGGGGGCCGAGGCCGTGCAGATGGGCACGCGTTTCGTGAGCTGCGCCGAAAGCCCCGTGCACGCCAACTACAAGAACGCCATCGTCGATGCAGGCGTGACCGGCACCTGGATGCTCAACACCAAGGCCAGCCCCTGCATCCGCGCGCTCAAGTCACAGCGCACCCAGGCCATCCACGAGGCCGGCCTGATGCCTGCCGACAGCTTTGCGGGCATTCAGCGCGTGTATTTTGACGGTGACATGGAGGCGGCCCCTGCACTGGCCGGGCAGACCGTGGGATTGATTGACTCCGTCAAGACCGCGCAGCAGATCATTGACGACACCGTGGCAGAGTTTTTTGCCATCAGCCAGCGCATGGGCGCCATGGCTGCAGCGCGGTTGTTTGGCTAAAAGGGCGGCCCCCGGCCCGACAGGTGCTGCGGCGGCAACGCATGGATGCGATGTGCTACCCGACCACCGCACCACGGAAAGCTTGTCAGCTCCTGTAAGGGCAGCAACATGCACTTACACCAAAGCGAATTCTCTGCGTGGTAGCCCGAAAGCACCCCGACCATGTTTTTGCCGACCGACGACAAAGCCCTGCTCAGAACGGTTCTGGTCGTCGACCACACCGCGAAAACCTGACCGTCATCGGCCAGCTGCTGCGCCCGTACTACCACGTGCGCGCGGCCAACTCGGGGCAGCGGGCCTTGCAGGTCGCCCACACCCAGCCGGTGCCCGACATCATCCTGCTTGGCGTGATGATGCCGGAGATGGACGGCTACGAGGTGCTGGCCGCCCTGCGTGCGGCGCCAGAGACCCGCGAGATCCCGGTGATCTTCGTGACCGCCCTCGACGCCATCGCGGACGAAGAACGCGGCCTGCAAGCGGGCGCTGTGGACTACGTGGCCAAGCCCATCAAGCCCGCCGTGCTGCTGGCGCGGGTGCGCACCCACCTGGAGCTGAAGGCCGCGCGCGACTGGCTGGCCGACCAGAACAGCTACCTGGACGCCGAGGTGCAGCGGCGCATGGCGGAGAACGAGCTCATCAAGGACTTCAGCCTGCACGCGATGGCCACGCTGGCCGAGAAGCGCGACAACGAAACCGGCAACCACCTGCACCGTACGCAGGCCTACATCGAGGCCCTGATGCTGCACCTGCAGGACCACCCGCGCTTTCAGCACCTGCTGGGCAGCCCCCACCAGCGCCAGCAAATCGCCAAGGCCGCGCCCCTGCACGACATCGGCAAGGTGGGCATTCCGGATGCAATCCTGCTCAAGCCAGGGAAGCTCACCCCTGATGAGTTCGAGATCATGAAGACCCATGCGCGCATTGGTGCCGACGCCATCGACGAGGCCATACGCAGTGTGCTGCAGATGGGTCACCACCAGCCAGCCCACCCGGCCAGCGCCCCCAGAAACTCGGCGCTGGAGTTCCTGGAGACCGCACGGCAGATCGCGGCAGGCCACCACGAAAAGTGGGATGGCTCGGGCTATCCCGAGGGACTGCAGGGCGACGCCATCCCGTTGCCCGCACGGCTGATGGCCATCGCCGATGTGTTTGATGCGCTGATCTCGCGCCGCCACTACAAACGCGCGTTCACGCATCGGCGACGCGGTGGACATCATCCGCAACGGCCGTGGCCAGCATTTCGACCCCGACATCTGCGATGCGTTCGTACAGCTGGTGCCGCAGTCTGCCGCCATCGCCGAGCAGTTTGCAGGCCACCCGGCGCCCGCGCTGGAGCCGTGAAGCATGCTTGCATTGTCCCCGGCCATCGCACTGCGCGGCAACCCGACCGTCCGCCGGGCTACTGTGGGTGCTTGGGTGCTTGGGTGCTGGCCATTGCGGCAGCGGCAGGGTGGCCTGGCGTATGCAGCGCACAGGACCAGGACCTTCAGGAAACTCTCGTTGGCCCCGCCCTGCTGGCACAAATGCGCCGGGGCGGTTTTGTGCTGTACCTGCGCCATGGCGCCACCGACAGCAGCCGGGTGGACCAGGCCCCGCAGGTGGACCTGAACGACTGCAATACCCAGCGGGTCCTCAGTGATGCCGGGCGGCAGCAGGCGCGCGAACTGGGTGTGACGCTGCAGCGTGCCCGCATTCCCGTGGGCGAGGTCATCCACAGCCCGCTGTGCAGGGCGCGCGAAAGCGCACAGCTCACCTTTGCCACGCAGCCCCAGTTGCTGCGCGCAGAGCCCCTTCTGGCCTACACCGCCAACCTGACGAGCGAGCAGAAAAGCCGGTGATCGCCGCCACGCGGGCCCTGGTATCCACCCCGGTTCCTGCCGGCACCAACCGCGTCATCGTGGCCCACGCGCCCAACATGGCGGACCTGATGGGTTATTTCGTCAAGCCCGAGGGAACGATGGTGGTGCTGCGTCCGCTGGGGCAGTCGCGGTTTGAATACCTGGGCAGCATTCCGCCGTCTCACTGGGCCGCCCTGCTGCCCGCCTCCTCCAAGCGCTGACCCATCTCGCGCCACTCAACGCCCATGCTCCTCCTGCTCAAACGCCAACGGTTTTTTCTGCGTTTCTTTCTGCCGGTGGTGCTGGCCGTTCTGGTGGACATGGGGTTTGACTACGCAGTGCAGCAGCACACCGAGGCCGTGCAGCGCAAAGCACTGCAAAGCCAGGAGGAAGACATCCAGGTGGCCGTCAAGGCGGAGGCCATCAGCCGAAAACTGCTGGAGATCAAGCTGCGGCTGACGCAGACCCTGACTGTCTCCAAATACCGCGAGGTGGACGAAGCCAAGGCCTACCAGCTCCACGGGCTCATCGTGGACGAAATGGCCGCGCTCGAAAAGGACCTGACTGGGCTGACCACAGCCCACGACTTCTCGCATGTCAGCACGCACTACCCCGCCGCACTCAGAGCGTTTCAAGAGTTTCGCCAGTTTGCGCTGATGAGTTCGGACCAGATGGCCATCGACCAGTCAGCGGCAGGCGAGCACCTGATCAGCGCCACGGCGTACTACGGCGTGTTCGCACTGCGCATGGGCGACATTGCCAAAACCTTCATGGACCACGCCATAGAGAACGCTGCCAGCACGCGCAACCAGCTGCAGGATTTTGATCGCCGCATGCGCCTCTACAGCACGCTGGCCGCGCTGGTGTTTCTGGCACTGTGGTTTGTGCTGTCGCGGTCCACATCCCGCCAGCTGGACCGGCTCAACACCATCCTGCAAAAACTGTCGCGCGGCGAAAGCGGCTTGAGCGACTACAAGACCTTTTCCCGCATCAAGGCCATGGCCGCACGCGAAGGCACGCTCATCGGGGACATGGCCAATGCGGTGCTGGCCTTTCAGAAAACACAGGACGAACGCCGTCTGGCCCTGGCAGAGCTGCACGACCGCGAGGAGCTGCACGCCAACATCATCAGCCAGGCGCCCATCGGCATCGTGGTGCTGGACATGCAGACCCTGCAGTTCGTGAGCTTCAACGATGCCACCTACGAATCGCTGGGCTACACGCGCGAAGAGTTTTCGTTGATGAACCTCTACGACCTGCAGCTGGACCCGGACAGAAGCAAGGTCGATGAAAAGCTCCAGCGCATTCAGGCCCAGGGCGGCCTGGACTTCGAGACCCAGCGGCGTGACAAGGCCGGCAACGTCCGCGACTTCTGGGTTTCGATGCGCCCCCTGCACCTGCATGACCGCGACTGCATGACCGGCATCTGGGTGGACATCACCAGCCGCAAGCAGTCCGAGCGGGAACTGGCCCGCTACCGCGACGAGCTGGAACAACTGGTGGCCGAGCGCACGCTCGATCTCGAAAAGACCAGCCAAGCCCTCGCACAGCAGACGCCGGAGCTGCAGCACACCAATGCCCAGCTGCGCAGCGCCAAGGCCATGGCCGATGAGGCCAACCAGGCCAAGAGCGCCTTCCTGGCCAGCATGAGCCACGAGATCCGCACACCCATGAACGCGATCATCGGGCTGACCCACCTGATCCGCCGCGACACCACCAACCCGCACCAGCGCCAGCAACTCGACAAGGTGTCGGGCGCTGCCATGCACCTGCTGGCCGTCATCAACGACATCCTGGATTTCTCCAAGATCGAGGAGGGCAAGATGGCCCTGGACCCGACCGATTTCGAGCTGGAGAAGGTGGTGAGCAACGTGTTCACCATTACCGGCGACAAGGCCGAGGCCAAGGGCCTGGAGGTGATGGCCGAACTTGCAGGTGTGCCCCCCATTCTGCATGGGGACGGCATGCGGCTGGGTCAGATCCTGACCAACTTCATGGGTAACGCAGTCAAGTTCACCGAACGCGGCAGCGTGTCTTTGCACGCGTTTGTCACCCACCGCGAAGCCAACCAGGTGCGCCTGCGCTTTGAGGTGCGCGACACCGGCATCGGGCTGAGCCCCGAGCAACAGGGCAAGCTGTTCCTGGCGTTTCAGCAGGCCGATGTTTCCACCACTCGCACCCACGGCGGTACCGGCCTGGGGCTGGCCATCTCGCGCCGCCTGGCCGACCTGATGGACGGGCAAGTGGGTGTGCGCAGCGAGCCCGGTAAGGGCAGCACCTTCTGGTTTGAGGCGCCCTTTGGCATCAGCTCCCAGGCTGCCGCACCGCAGCATGTGCAGGCCCTGCCCCCCAGCACCCGCGTCCTGGTGGTGGACGACATGGAAGAAGCCCGTGAGCTGCTGGCCGACATGCTCACCCACCTGGGAGCGCGGGCCGACGCGGTGTCGTCCGGCGCGCAGGCCGTGCAAGCGGTGGCACAGGCTGACGAACTCTGCGACCCCTACGAGCTGGTGCTCACCGACTGGCTGATGCCGGGCCTGAATGGCACCCAGACCTGGCAACAGATTTGCGCACTGCCCCTGAAACACATCCCCGCCTGCATCCTGGTCAGCGGCAGCCTGAGCTGCCCCGCCGACGAGGTGGATGCGGGCCCGTTTGCCGCCTTTTTGCCAAAACCCGTGCTGCCCACGGCGCTGGAAGAAGTGCTGGTGCGCGTGTGGAACCGTGCGCAGCTGCCAGAAGCTGCTGCGCCCGTTTTGCCCCCCGACGCTCCCGTCCATTTCACCCCGCGGCTGCAATTGCTGCTGGCCGAAGACAACGCGCTGAACCAGGAGGTGGCGGGTGAGCTGTTGCGCCAACTGGGCTTTGCCGTGGATATGGCGGGCGACGGGGCGATTGCGGTGGAGCGCGCGCGCGAACGTCACTACGACCTGATCCTGATGGACATCCAGATGCCCCACCTGGATGGCCTGCAGGCCACGCGCCAGATCCGCGCGCTGCCAGGCCATGCGCAGACGCCCATCTTGGCCATGACGGCCAACGCCTTCGCCGAAGACCGCGCCGCCGCGCTGGCCGCAGACATGAACGACCACCTGCCCAAGCCCGTGGACCCGGCACAACTGGCGCGCGTGCTGGCGCGCCTGCTGCCCCACGCCGTGGACGCCACGGGCGCAACCCCAACGCCCAGCGTTGCAACATCGACCCCCACGCTGCAGAACGAAGCACAGGTGCGGGCCCAACTCCAGGGCGTGGCAGGCTTTCAGCTGGAGCAGGGACTGCAGTCGCTGGGCAACAACTTTGCGGCGCTGGTGCGTCTGCTGCAACGCATGGTGGTGGAACACCCCCACGACGCGCAAAAGGCGTTGCAGGCCTGGCAAAGCGGTGACCTGGCCGAAACGCAGCGCATCCTGCACACGCTCAAGGGCCTGGCGGGCACTGCCGGCCTTACCGGCTTGCAGGTGGCCGCGCAGCAAGCCGAGGCCAGGGTGCAAGCCACACCGCAAGGGGGTGTGGATGCCGACACCCAACACGCGCTGCAAGACCTGGATGCGCGACTGCAACAACTGGTGCAATCCCTGCACTTTGTATTGGATGCTGCCGCAGAGGCGACCAGCGCGGCCCCTGCAGCCGATGCCGACCATCTGCGAGCAGGCTTGCGGGCACTGCGGCCCTTGCTGGCCAGCGACGACCTCGATGCCAGCGCCGCCTACGCCGGGCTGCACCCCGCCATGCTGCAGCATTACCCGGACCGCGCCCAGGCGCTGGCCCAGGCCATCGATGGTTTCGACTTTGTGCAGGCGCTGGCGCTGCTCGACGCCATCCTCGCCACAGCGGACGGCGGAGGCAGCAGCGATACCGCTCCGGCCAACACGCCCGCGCCCACCCCATCATTAGGGTAAGCGCGGCTGACACAACTCAGCGAAGCGGCGCGGCGTGCCTGCGCTACACTTTTTGGCCTTGTCGCACATGCCCCGCCATGGTCTGGCCTCTCCAAGCGTCAGTCCTGCGGAGCCCACCTTCCCATGCCTTTGCCCAGCCCGCCATTGCCGCGCTTTTTCCCGCGCCTTTTCTTCTCTGCGCAGGCTCCTGCCCCCCATGACCGCCAGCAAGGCCTCGCTGGCTCGCACGCAGCCACGGGGCCACACAATGTCTGAGGCGCGGCCGAGCGCTTCAGCAGGCTTGGCGATGCCCGCGGGCAACCTGCGCGGCATCATCGCCATGGTGGCTGCCGTGGGCTTCTTCTCGCTGATGGATGCGCTGCTCAAGACACTGAGCGCCCACTACCCCGCCATGCAGGTTGCGGCGCTGCGGGGCTGGGCGGCGCTGCCGCTGGTGGCGCTGTACGCACTGTGGCGTGGCGAAGTGCCCCGGCTGCTGAAGGTGCGCTGGCCGCTGCACCTGCTGCGCGGCGGGCTCAACGTGGCCATGCTGGCGCTGTTTGCATTTGCCATCCGTGAACTGGCGCTGGCCGAGGCCTATACGCTGTTCTTCATTGCCCCGCTGCTCATCACCGCGCTGTCCACCGTGGTGCTGCGCGAAAAGGTGCGCCCCGCTCACTGGGTGGCCATTGTGCTGGGCATGGTGGGGGTGCTGGTTGCGCTGCGGCCCAACCAGGAGGCGTTCTTTACCCTGGGCGCACTGGCGGTGCTGGCAGCAGCCACCTGCTATGCGGTATCGGCCATCACGGGGCGCATGCTCACCCGCACCGATTCCAGCGCCAGCCTGGTGTTCTGGACCACCACGCTGCTGGCGCTGGGCGCCGGCGCGCTGGCGTGGCCCCAGTGGGTGGGCGTGGCGCAGGCCCACTGGCCGCTGGTGGCAGGGCTGGCCGTGACCGGGTTTGCGGGGCAGTTGGCGATCACCGAGGCGTTTCGTCACGGACAGGCCTCGGTGGTGGCCCCGTTTGAATACACGGCCCTGGCCTGGGGCATGGGGCTGGACTGGGTGTTGTGGCAGACGGTGCCTGGCTACAGCACGCTGCTGGGCGGCGCCATCATCATCGGCAGCGGCCTGTACCTCGTGCGCCAGGAGCGCACACAGGCGGTGGTTCCGCCCTGAACAACAACGTCAGGCGGTTGCAGCCAGACCGTCGGACGACGCGCCCGCAGGTCTGGCGCCGTACCAGCCGGGTCAGATCGGCCGTGTGAGGTAAACCGCCTCGCGGCCCACGATGGGTTCGCGGGTGGGCATGAGGATGGTGCAGTCGTCGCACAGCGCGCGGATCTCGTGCGGGCCGTCGGTGGCGATGAGGTCCCCTTTGGCAAACACTTCAAACCCTTGCACAGGCCGCGTGAAGCGGAAGTCCGCAGTGCGCACCATGCAGGTCTCCAGCAGTTCGTAGCGGCGCTGCTCGGCGGGTGCGGGCCGGTCGGCCACCGGCGCGATGAGGCCGAAATGCGCCAGGAAGTCCAGCGCCACGGCCGTGGCCAGGTCGGCCGCCGACTGGCGGAAGTGCTGGCCGCATTCCACCACCACCGCTACACCGCCCCCGTCGGCCTGCCCGTGGCGGCCGTGCTGGATGAGCGGCGTGCCCGAGCCCAGGCCGCTGGGCATCACCAGGTGCACCGGCGGGCGGCCAATGGCCAGCGCCGCCTCCGCATTGCGCGGGTAGGCCGGGTACACCCAGAACGGTTGCACGTCCTGGCTGGTGGAGTGGATGTCGAGGATGTGATCGGCCGCTGCCACCACGGGGCGCAGGACGCGGGCGCGCTGCAACTCGGGGCTGTCCGCCGTGCCGTCCAGCTCGGCCGCCGACCAGATGCGGTTGAGGTTGTGCACCAGCTGGCGGCTCTCGAACGGGCGGCTCTGGTCAAAAGACTCGTAAGCCGCGACGTTGGCAAAGCTGATGGTCAGCGTGCCGATGAGGGGGCGCACGCCCGTATCCAGCAGGTGCGTGGCGGCCACCATGCCGCAGATTTCGTTGCCGTGCGTGAGGGCGTTGATGAGCACATGCGGGCCAGGCTTGCCCGACTCGAAACGGTGCACATAGTCGATGCCCACATTGCCCTGGCGGTAGGCCGAGAGGTCGCGGGGGAGGACTTCAAAAACGGGGGGGTTCTGCGTCATGGCGGTGAATTAATAAGATGACACATCATTGTCGGCGCAAAGCCGAATCGCTGCAGGGTGCGGTGTACGATGCCCGCCGGTTGAGCCCCTCACGTGCCCCTCACCCGCCCCTTCCGCGCCCCGCCCCATGACCACTGTCCGACTTTGCCCGCTGGCCGACGTGGCCCACCGCCTCCCTGCCGACTGCTGGATCGCCCAGCGCCTGGCGGAAGAACCCGACGCCCTGGCGGACGAAACCACCTTGTGGATCACGGGCGATGCGCACTGGCCTGCGCTGCACCTCGACGCCCCCCTGGCCCCAGGTAGCCCGCTGCGCCAGTGGTTGCATGACGTTCCAGACGGCCCCGGTGATGCCTCGGTGCCCCGTGCACCGTTTTTGATCCTGGTGGACGGAGACCTGCGCATCGACGGCGCTTTGACCAGCGCGGACACCGACGGAACCACCCACCTCATCGTCACCGGCAACGCACATCTGCATAACGCCGTGGTGGGCGGACAGCTGGTGTGCGTGCAAGGCGCGCTGCAGGTGAACGAGCTGCTGTGGGGCCACTACAACCATGGCGAGCTGCGTGTGCGCGGGGGGCTGCAGGCCCG
Above is a window of Acidovorax sp. KKS102 DNA encoding:
- a CDS encoding DUF1501 domain-containing protein, translated to MLHRRHLLQALGASALGAGLGVHSASVLAAPRAQDTRFLLVFLRGGYDCASLLVPTASSYYYETRPNIAIARPGQEGGALPLTADWGLHPALAESMLPLYQQRQLAFVPFAGTDDLSRSHFDTQDSIELGQPLGGRRDYRSGFLNRLVAELNPRTDSGGETLQSMAFTSTLPLVLRGAVDVPNTALSAGAGRGGVDARQAELIASMYRGTALATPVNEGFATRDEVARTMQGEMDAASRNALSTKGFEGTARRMARLMQSRYQIGFVDVGGWDTHVGQGAATGALANRLEELGRGLAGFADEMGPAWKSTVVVVISEFGRTFRENGNRGTDHGHGTVFWVLGGGVNGGRITGEQQALTATTLFQNRDYPVLNDYRSVLGGLFARMYGLNAAALGRVFPGTRGADLRLV
- a CDS encoding DHH family phosphoesterase; this translates as MTKKTILPLQLLVAPDKNDPAPLILYHGRNCPDGFGAALAAWLYYGDQAEYVGLDHGDVKTVDDLPPLQGRAVYILDFSFANEVMAAIDERAAKLVMLDHHKSAAEKLTGFACRCGVVHFDMNKSGARLAWEFFHPHEPMPALFKYVEDRDIWKWEFAESAAFLSALDMEQQGFARWREIADFTPEQLQQFMVRGEAMDQKYRKLCADIAEGAQPLVFNGITGLMVNAPGMFHSLVGDILSAKTGTFALMWSAGEKGVKVGLRSQRNFDCIALAESMGGGGHAQACGFKMKVERLPELLTGTFNA
- a CDS encoding TerB family tellurite resistance protein, whose product is MHPTPSPAERARALQLAAAVLLVEVVRTKATLGEAERGVMESALRQQFALSDEELQALLDQATTTSRTAYDYQHFTSQLNEHFTQAEKIRLVEAMWQVAYADALPDENEMHTISKVAGLLHVTHGEYIGAKMRAKETSPH
- a CDS encoding ankyrin repeat domain-containing protein, producing MSAGDWKDMYAAAVAGDLALVRHHISAGVNPNYQHPEILCTPLVASLIHGHDAIAHYLLAHGADPMLRSDFDDMTPLEAARRYRRTEFIGMLQAQGAKEERKPFWWRWLPV
- a CDS encoding pseudouridine synthase, coding for MPPPLHILWRDEHLVALYKPAGWLVHRTGLDAGETRFVMQTLRDQLGQHVFPVHRLDKGTCGVLVMALHSDAARALSQTFEHGATHKRYLAMVRGWAPEAIEVDHALKPDDAPADAAVQDAHTRFRRLAQLTLPEASDARFATTRASLVEAIPTTGRRHQIRRHLKHLAHPIIGDATHGKGPLNRWWAERLGQQRLWLHAWQLTVPHPVTGAAMTFDSGLRWPGPADWGCEHPPTDDATVSPCADWQRLFVLLPWQETPAPAP
- a CDS encoding nitronate monooxygenase family protein; this encodes MTAPATNRVLAHTGARYPIIQAPMGWIARTQLASAVSRAGGLGIIETSSGETANCQAEITKMSALGLPFGVNLPIRFLKDDAMLRFVCASGVKFVTTSAGSPAKFIAPLKDAGITVYHAVPTVDAALKCVDAGIDGLVVEGGEGGGFKNPEEVSTLVLLQAIRAQVDVPLVAAGGICDGRGMAAAFALGAEAVQMGTRFVSCAESPVHANYKNAIVDAGVTGTWMLNTKASPCIRALKSQRTQAIHEAGLMPADSFAGIQRVYFDGDMEAAPALAGQTVGLIDSVKTAQQIIDDTVAEFFAISQRMGAMAAARLFG
- a CDS encoding HD domain-containing phosphohydrolase, with translation MVARKHPDHVFADRRQSPAQNGSGRRPHRENLTVIGQLLRPYYHVRAANSGQRALQVAHTQPVPDIILLGVMMPEMDGYEVLAALRAAPETREIPVIFVTALDAIADEERGLQAGAVDYVAKPIKPAVLLARVRTHLELKAARDWLADQNSYLDAEVQRRMAENELIKDFSLHAMATLAEKRDNETGNHLHRTQAYIEALMLHLQDHPRFQHLLGSPHQRQQIAKAAPLHDIGKVGIPDAILLKPGKLTPDEFEIMKTHARIGADAIDEAIRSVLQMGHHQPAHPASAPRNSALEFLETARQIAAGHHEKWDGSGYPEGLQGDAIPLPARLMAIADVFDALISRRHYKRAFTHRRRGGHHPQRPWPAFRPRHLRCVRTAGAAVCRHRRAVCRPPGARAGAVKHACIVPGHRTARQPDRPPGYCGCLGAWVLAIAAAAGWPGVCSAQDQDLQETLVGPALLAQMRRGGFVLYLRHGATDSSRVDQAPQVDLNDCNTQRVLSDAGRQQARELGVTLQRARIPVGEVIHSPLCRARESAQLTFATQPQLLRAEPLLAYTANLTSEQKSR